One genomic region from Asterias amurensis chromosome 7, ASM3211899v1 encodes:
- the LOC139940096 gene encoding uncharacterized protein: MASMEDYTEGLRASLNQRMEHALNDNTVKVSDILSKTHAQMVADLTDPREWYYSDAHRYLIDLLHVNYGGSQRKGIRFQTNPNISSVDHTDSNKTKIKGHNVNYSKVERNMHVHHKRETTRPKSSKEPCFDGTDAMIRYRRQKALARNSKNAHGASKHYQQFGSETFAENTGNRFLPTHHRAQKVAEKQPTGLNELTVLPSTAAQEHSPDLTPPRHSETRAPAKQTKIRKFVFPPESQEKGSRHDSEVVVYDRWIQHIAGDKSLPETTYGILKKNDRCTGREKSIILQTPTNSKSTQTDGENGGGKVKLFSIPLKLSPNSGLHGCKRPHTSALKLKSSQGLRDFAKFGRARSPRNDTNFQSLLDNAKKRLAEIEWQLHGLCVESGIIHKSASTNAQVVRDSLTSQRADAADNLPGEDGGYSKTTQIKSVDVGTVTPSEWYTVSKPLKPHNSDVKTVNMKSYVTPWRNKLDSSVVTPDMLNVTSQHSRYQRHVTFAKSALIHPAKLVRPQTNQRWNSHETARENGSFATTSDLLVESLDNVDTSGEIAERVNIPSPKGIRNSQQEEELKMLLRTCSLTPSPRKQTAKNETSPEKGEFDVEILESTESNNSSFTDS, translated from the coding sequence ATGGCGTCTATGGAAGACTATACCGAGGGCTTGAGGGCGTCTCTCAATCAGAGAATGGAGCATGCCCTCAACGACAACACGGTGAAAGTAAGTGACATCTTATCAAAGACGCATGCGCAAATGGTTGCCGatttgaccgatccaagggagTGGTATTACTCGGATGCTCATAGGTACCTGATCGATTTACTCCATGTAAACTATGGTGGTTCACAACGAAAAGGCATTAGGTTCCAGACCAACCCTAACATTTCTAGCGTTGATCATACGGACAGTAACAAGACAAAGATCAAAGGTCATAATGTCAACTATTCTAAAGTTGAGAGAAACATGCACGTACATCACAAGCGAGAGACGACTAGGCCTAAGTCATCTAAAGAACCATGTTTTGACGGAACAGACGCAATGATACGCTACAGGAGGCAGAAAGCGCTTGCCAGAAATTCTAAGAACGCGCATGGTGCTAGTAAACATTACCAACAGTTTGGAAGTGAGACTTTTGCCGAAAACACAGGTAACCGTTTTTTGCCGACACACCATAGAGCCCAAAAGGTTGCCGAAAAACAGCCAACTGGCCTAAACGAACTAACTGTACTCCCCAGTACCGCAGCGCAGGAACACTCCCCAGATCTGACCCCACCTCGACACAGCGAGACACGTGCACCTGCAAAGCAGACGAAAATTCGAAAATTCGTTTTCCCGCCTGAATCGCAGGAGAAAGGCTCACGTCACGACAGTGAAGTAGTCGTTTATGACCGGTGGATACAACACATCGCAGGCGACAAATCTCTGCCTGAGACGACCTACGGGATTCTCAAGAAAAACGACCGGTGCACTGGGCGGGAAAAATCAATCATTCTCCAAACTCCCACAAACTCTAAGTCAACACAAACTGACGGTGAGAACGGTGGCGGGAAAGTCAAACTCTTCTCCATTCCTCTCAAACTGTCCCCGAACTCGGGATTACATGGCTGTAAAAGGCCTCACACATCTGCCCTCAAACTCAAGTCATCCCAGGGGTTGAGAGATTTCGCCAAATTTGGCCGAGCTCGAAGCCCGCGCAATGATACCAATTTCCAGTCTCTCCTCGATAACGCCAAGAAGCGTTTGGCGGAAATCGAATGGCAGCTTCATGGATTGTGTGTTGAAAGTGGGATTATTCACAAATCAGCGTCAACCAATGCCCAAGTCGTACGGGATAGTTTAACATCTCAGCGGGCAGATGCAGCGGACAATCTACCCGGGGAAGACGGGGGTTACAGTAAAACCACTCAAATCAAATCTGTAGACGTCGGTACAGTAACCCCGTCTGAATGGTACACCGTCAGTAAACCATTGAAACCGCACAACTCTGACGTAAAAACTGTGAACATGAAAAGCTACgtcacaccatggaggaataaattagattCCTCCGTGGTCACACCAGACATGCTGAACGTAACATCCCAACACTCGCGTTATCAACGTCATGTCACCTTCGCAAAGAGCGCCCTCATTCACCCCGCTAAACTAGTCCGTCCTCAAACAAACCAGCGATGGAACTCTCACGAGACTGCTCGAGAGAACGGGAGTTTTGCAACGACTTCAgacttactggttgaatcacttGACAATGTGGATACATCTGGGGAGATCGCTGAGAGGGTAAATATTCCCTCTCCCAAAGGAATAAGAAATTCACAGCAGGAGGAGGAATTAAAGATGTTATTGAGAACGTGTTCGCTGACACCGAGTCCTAGGAAACAAACAGCGAAAAATGAAACGTCCCCGGAAAAAGGAGAGTTTGATGTGGAGATATTGGAATCAACTGAATCAAATAACTCTAGTTTTACCGATAGTTAA